In Rhodoligotrophos defluvii, a genomic segment contains:
- a CDS encoding ABC transporter ATP-binding protein, translated as MTGFNQGRRPGAKALPVAITGLTKRYGAVVALDQVSLAVAPGEFVTLLGPSGSGKTTLLMAVAGFSRPDSGSIAIDGQEIVRLPPHKRNIGMVFQNYALFPHMTVGDNIAYPLRLRGVGKGDARQKVEQALGLVQLTGYEDRRVDQLSGGQRQRVALARAVVFEPRILLMDEPLSALDKQLREHMQIEIRRLHNQLGMTTIAVTHDQREALTMSDRVAVLNDGRLMQFDTPQEIYEHPQSRFVAEFIGESSFLPVLVNGSTASFEGVTLKLPEQPRGASDGLQLLLRPEKLELCPGENEPDRDDVNHFRGTLTEAVFQGESVLATVRLSGDHEIIARVPNSKLQARSLPEIGAPVCLAMHVQDTRLVAAN; from the coding sequence ATGACCGGGTTCAATCAAGGCCGCCGGCCCGGCGCCAAGGCGTTGCCCGTTGCCATCACCGGTCTTACGAAACGTTATGGCGCCGTGGTGGCGCTGGACCAGGTGAGCCTGGCTGTGGCGCCGGGCGAGTTCGTGACCCTGCTCGGCCCCTCCGGCTCCGGTAAGACCACCCTGCTGATGGCGGTTGCCGGATTTAGCCGGCCCGACAGCGGCTCGATCGCCATAGACGGGCAGGAGATCGTGCGCCTGCCGCCGCACAAGCGGAATATCGGCATGGTGTTTCAGAATTACGCTCTGTTCCCCCATATGACCGTGGGCGACAACATCGCCTATCCCCTGCGGCTGCGCGGGGTCGGCAAGGGGGATGCGCGGCAGAAAGTGGAGCAGGCGCTGGGCCTGGTGCAGCTCACGGGCTATGAGGACCGCCGGGTGGACCAGCTGTCCGGCGGACAGCGCCAGCGGGTGGCGCTGGCCCGCGCCGTCGTGTTCGAGCCTCGCATTCTGCTGATGGACGAGCCGCTGTCGGCGCTCGACAAACAGCTGCGCGAGCATATGCAGATCGAGATCCGGCGGCTGCACAACCAGCTCGGCATGACGACCATCGCCGTCACCCATGACCAGCGTGAGGCGCTGACCATGTCGGACCGGGTCGCCGTGCTCAACGATGGCCGGCTGATGCAGTTCGACACACCGCAGGAGATCTACGAGCACCCGCAGAGCCGCTTCGTGGCGGAGTTCATCGGAGAATCGAGCTTCCTGCCGGTGTTGGTGAATGGCTCGACCGCCAGTTTCGAGGGGGTAACCCTCAAGCTGCCGGAGCAGCCAAGGGGAGCATCGGATGGACTGCAGCTGTTGCTGCGGCCGGAGAAGCTGGAACTCTGTCCCGGCGAGAACGAGCCCGACCGCGACGACGTCAACCATTTCCGCGGCACGCTCACCGAAGCCGTTTTCCAGGGCGAGAGCGTGCTGGCCACCGTGCGGCTGAGCGGTGATCACGAGATCATCGCCCGGGTGCCCAACAGCAAGTTGCAAGCCCGCAGCCTGCCCGAGATCGGCGCGCCCGTGTGCCTGGCCATGCATGTCCAGGATACACGGCTGGTTGCGGCGAACTGA
- a CDS encoding ABC transporter substrate-binding protein, producing MKIIAKAAAAALPLLCAALTSPALHAQETVNVASYGGAYQEALKKAFYDPTAKALGITIKDYTLSSIADIRTQVKAGAVEWDVVELYSGQCQQAANEGLLEPLDYNVINTDGIPKDLVQSHWVGFTAYSSVLAYNTEVYGDNPPKSWADFWDVEKFPGTRALGGYGLSTTAEIALMADGVPKDKLYPIDLDRAVKKLQEIRPHIVAWWTSGAQAAQLASSGEADMLSIWVARIEAAIKDGAPYAFTYNQAIMDVECLVVPKGAPNRELAMKVINSFLSPDLQAELPKYVSYGPINQKAYETGKITPEQTAKANTSPDNLAKQVVQNKAYWAENGQKSQEMWDAFLQKSQ from the coding sequence ATGAAGATTATCGCAAAGGCTGCCGCGGCAGCCTTGCCGCTGCTGTGCGCAGCGCTCACATCGCCCGCGCTTCACGCACAAGAGACCGTGAATGTCGCCTCCTATGGCGGGGCATATCAGGAGGCGCTGAAAAAGGCCTTCTACGACCCCACCGCCAAGGCGCTCGGCATCACCATCAAGGACTACACGCTTTCCAGCATCGCTGACATCCGCACCCAGGTGAAGGCGGGTGCGGTCGAGTGGGACGTAGTGGAGCTCTATTCCGGCCAGTGCCAGCAGGCGGCCAACGAGGGGCTGTTGGAGCCGCTCGATTACAACGTGATCAATACGGACGGCATCCCGAAGGACCTGGTGCAGAGCCATTGGGTGGGCTTCACCGCCTATTCGTCAGTGCTCGCCTACAACACGGAGGTCTATGGGGACAACCCGCCGAAGAGCTGGGCCGATTTCTGGGACGTCGAGAAATTCCCGGGCACGCGGGCGCTTGGCGGCTACGGCCTTTCGACCACGGCCGAGATCGCGCTCATGGCTGATGGCGTGCCGAAGGACAAGCTCTATCCAATAGACCTCGACCGCGCGGTCAAAAAGCTGCAGGAGATCCGCCCGCACATCGTTGCGTGGTGGACGTCCGGCGCGCAGGCGGCGCAGCTCGCCAGCAGCGGCGAAGCGGATATGCTGTCCATTTGGGTCGCCCGTATCGAAGCGGCGATCAAGGACGGGGCGCCCTACGCCTTCACCTATAATCAGGCCATTATGGACGTGGAGTGCCTGGTGGTGCCGAAGGGCGCGCCGAACCGGGAACTGGCGATGAAGGTGATCAACTCCTTCCTGTCGCCCGACCTGCAGGCCGAGCTGCCGAAATATGTCTCCTACGGCCCGATCAATCAGAAGGCCTACGAGACCGGAAAGATCACCCCGGAGCAGACGGCCAAGGCGAATACATCGCCGGACAACCTGGCCAAGCAGGTGGTGCAGAACAAGGCTTACTGGGCCGAGAACGGGCAGAAGTCGCAAGAGATGTGGGACGCGTTCCTGCAGAAGAGCCAATAG
- a CDS encoding enoyl-CoA hydratase-related protein, with protein sequence MSGAEQSPLVKVERRARVLEIVLDHPPVNAINRRLSREVYAAARSLQEDSELGVGLVTGAGERAFSAGWDFREALATASEHGSPFGNTAENPMDFGGFGGITNYPGLLKPLVAAVQAPAIGGGFEIALACDVIVMAEDAFFQLPEMQRGILPDAGGVQRLPRRVPRNVAVELMLTGRRMTAQEARHWGLVHAVYPRDELLDAARALADEIAEGAPLAMQALKEVLAATELMPLEEAMRIDRQPPEHLITYRRMMASRDAEEGPRAFLEKRKPVWRGQ encoded by the coding sequence ATGTCAGGTGCGGAGCAGTCCCCGCTCGTCAAAGTGGAACGGCGTGCTCGGGTGCTGGAAATAGTGCTCGATCATCCGCCGGTCAACGCCATAAACCGTCGCCTCAGCCGCGAGGTCTATGCGGCAGCCCGTTCGCTGCAGGAGGATTCGGAGCTTGGAGTCGGCTTGGTGACCGGTGCGGGAGAGCGTGCGTTCTCGGCCGGATGGGACTTCCGGGAGGCTCTCGCAACGGCGAGCGAGCATGGCTCTCCCTTCGGGAATACTGCGGAAAATCCCATGGATTTCGGCGGCTTTGGGGGGATCACCAACTATCCCGGATTGCTGAAGCCTCTGGTGGCTGCAGTGCAGGCGCCGGCGATCGGCGGGGGGTTTGAAATCGCATTGGCCTGTGACGTGATTGTGATGGCTGAGGATGCCTTCTTCCAGCTGCCGGAGATGCAGCGCGGCATATTGCCCGATGCGGGTGGGGTGCAGCGGCTGCCGCGCCGCGTGCCCCGCAATGTGGCGGTGGAATTGATGCTGACGGGCCGGCGGATGACGGCGCAGGAAGCCCGCCACTGGGGGCTGGTGCACGCAGTTTACCCCCGCGACGAGCTCCTGGACGCAGCACGGGCCCTGGCGGACGAAATCGCGGAGGGGGCGCCTCTGGCCATGCAGGCGCTCAAGGAGGTGCTCGCGGCAACGGAGCTGATGCCGCTCGAAGAGGCGATGCGCATCGACCGGCAGCCCCCTGAACACCTCATCACCTATCGCCGGATGATGGCCAGCCGCGATGCGGAGGAGGGACCGCGCGCCTTCCTGGAGAAGCGCAAGCCGGTCTGGCGCGGCCAGTAA
- a CDS encoding class II aldolase/adducin family protein — translation MPDETAEAVAETYRLLGTHGFCFGGSGNVSCRTATGMLITRSGVTVDKVEASDIVATDREGRPLGNGKPSSECFMHAEIYAAYPQARAVIHSHSDACTALACLGEGLPAFHYMVVGFGGSDVRCAPYTTFGTPELGRLAVEALRDRSACLLANHGMICHGSSLRDAFLRAQRLETLSRQYLLARSAGVPRILTAEEIAAAIKRYETYG, via the coding sequence ATGCCGGACGAAACAGCTGAGGCGGTGGCCGAGACCTACCGCTTGCTGGGCACCCATGGATTTTGCTTCGGCGGCTCGGGCAATGTGAGCTGCCGGACCGCCACGGGCATGCTCATCACCCGATCCGGCGTGACGGTGGACAAGGTCGAGGCCTCCGACATCGTGGCAACGGACCGGGAGGGGCGACCGCTCGGCAATGGCAAGCCGTCCAGCGAATGCTTCATGCATGCCGAGATCTACGCCGCCTACCCGCAGGCGCGGGCGGTGATCCATTCCCACTCGGATGCGTGCACGGCGCTCGCCTGTCTCGGTGAGGGCTTGCCCGCGTTCCACTACATGGTCGTGGGCTTCGGCGGCAGCGATGTGCGCTGCGCGCCCTATACCACCTTCGGCACGCCCGAGCTGGGGCGGCTGGCAGTGGAGGCCCTGCGCGACAGGAGCGCCTGTCTGCTCGCCAACCACGGCATGATCTGCCACGGCAGCTCGCTGCGCGACGCCTTCCTGCGGGCGCAGCGGCTGGAAACCCTGAGCCGCCAGTATCTCCTGGCGCGCTCGGCCGGCGTCCCGCGCATTCTGACCGCCGAGGAGATTGCCGCGGCGATCAAGCGCTATGAGACTTACGGCTGA
- the metH gene encoding methionine synthase, whose protein sequence is MSDNLSHSAPASGSEIRTALARLARERILILDGAMGTQIQGLGFGEGHFHGTHTAGCSCQLQGNNDLLSLTQPEAIRQIHLDYCLAGADIIETNTFSSTSIAQADYGTEALVYEMNVQSARLARAACAEAMARDGRRRFVAGALGPTNRTASISPDVNNPGYRAVTFDQLRDAYGEQVRGLMDGGAEIILIETIFDTLNAKAAIFACEQVFAEKGNRLPVMISGTITDLSGRTLSGQTPTAFWYSVRHAQPFTIGLNCALGAAAMRPHVAEIAAVADALVCTYPNAGLPNAFGGYDESPDDMAAQIRGFAEEGLVNVVGGCCGSTPEHIRAIADAVAGLAPRAVPEVPRLMRLSGLEPFVLSPDIPFVNVGERTNVTGSAKFRKLITAGDYAGALEVARDQVANGAQVIDVNMDEGLIDSERVMVEFLNLIAAEPDIARVPVMIDSSKFSIIEAGLKCVQGKALVNSISLKEGEDAFLEHARRVRAYGAAVVVMAFDEGGQADTQERKVEICTRAYKLLTEKAGFPPEDIVFDPNIFAVATGIEEHDGYGLAFIEATRRIRQTLPHVHVSGGVSNLSFSFRGNEPVREAMHAVFLYHAIQAGMDMGIVNAGQLAVYEAIDPELREACEDVVLNRRGDATERLLALAERFKGTATREASERDLAWRSWPVEKRLEHALVNGINEFIDVDVEEARQKVARPLHVIEGPLMAGMNVVGDLFGSGKMFLPQVVKSARVMKQAVAYLLPYMEQEKAANGGDGGGRSAAGKVLMATVKGDVHDIGKNIVGVVLACNNYEVIDLGVMVPVTKILETARKEKVDIIGLSGLITPSLDEMVHVASEMEREGFDLPLLIGGATTSRVHTAVKIHPRYNRGQAVYVTDASRAVGVVSSLMSPEARPGYVETVRAEYRKVAEAHARSEAEKLRLPLARARANAFKADWANYAPPAPRFLGRRVFDTYDLAELARYIDWTPFFQTWELKGRFPAILEDEKQGQAARQLYEDARAMLARIIAEGWFKPRAVIGFWPANAVGDDIRLFTDESREQELATFFTLRQQLAKRGDKPNMALADFVAPIESGKADYLGGFVVTAGIEEEAIAQRFARANDDYSSILVKALADRFAEAFAEAMHQRVRREFWGYAPDETFTPEELITEPYRGIRPAPGYPAQPDHTEKATLFRLLDAEKATGVRLTESYAMWPASSVSGLYFAHPDSYYFGVAKVERDQVEDYAARKGMAVSDVERWLGPILNYIPGQADASAAA, encoded by the coding sequence ATGTCGGATAACCTCAGCCATTCAGCGCCAGCCAGCGGCAGCGAGATTCGCACCGCTCTCGCCCGGCTGGCGCGTGAGCGGATCCTTATCCTCGATGGAGCGATGGGGACCCAGATCCAGGGGTTGGGCTTCGGGGAAGGTCACTTCCACGGCACCCATACGGCTGGCTGCAGCTGTCAGCTCCAGGGCAACAACGACTTGTTATCGCTGACCCAACCCGAGGCGATCCGGCAGATCCATCTCGATTATTGCCTGGCCGGGGCCGACATCATCGAGACGAACACCTTCTCCTCGACCAGCATCGCGCAGGCGGATTACGGCACCGAGGCCCTCGTCTATGAGATGAACGTGCAGAGCGCGCGCCTGGCGCGCGCGGCGTGCGCGGAAGCGATGGCGCGCGACGGCCGGCGGCGCTTCGTGGCCGGCGCGCTCGGACCAACCAACCGCACGGCCTCGATCTCGCCTGACGTGAACAACCCGGGCTATCGCGCGGTGACCTTCGACCAGCTCCGCGACGCCTATGGCGAGCAGGTCCGCGGGCTCATGGACGGCGGCGCCGAGATCATCCTGATCGAGACGATCTTCGACACGCTGAACGCCAAGGCCGCGATCTTCGCCTGCGAGCAGGTTTTCGCGGAGAAGGGAAACCGGCTACCGGTGATGATCTCCGGCACCATCACTGATCTTTCCGGCCGGACTCTGTCCGGCCAGACGCCGACGGCGTTCTGGTATTCCGTGCGCCACGCCCAGCCGTTCACCATCGGTCTCAATTGCGCGCTGGGCGCCGCCGCCATGCGGCCGCACGTGGCCGAAATCGCGGCCGTTGCGGATGCGCTTGTCTGCACCTATCCCAATGCCGGCCTGCCCAACGCCTTTGGCGGCTACGATGAAAGCCCGGACGACATGGCGGCGCAGATCAGGGGCTTTGCGGAAGAGGGCCTCGTCAATGTGGTGGGTGGCTGCTGCGGCTCGACCCCTGAGCATATCCGCGCGATTGCCGATGCAGTGGCCGGTCTTGCGCCACGGGCTGTGCCGGAGGTTCCGCGGCTCATGCGGCTGTCGGGGCTCGAGCCTTTCGTGCTCTCGCCAGACATTCCCTTCGTCAATGTGGGCGAGCGGACAAATGTCACGGGTTCGGCGAAATTCCGGAAGCTGATCACCGCCGGCGACTATGCTGGCGCGCTGGAGGTGGCACGCGATCAGGTGGCCAATGGCGCTCAGGTCATCGACGTCAATATGGACGAGGGCCTCATCGACTCCGAGCGGGTCATGGTGGAGTTCCTGAATCTCATCGCCGCGGAGCCGGATATTGCCCGGGTCCCGGTGATGATCGACTCCTCCAAGTTCTCGATCATCGAGGCGGGCCTCAAATGCGTGCAGGGCAAGGCCCTGGTGAACTCCATCTCGCTGAAAGAGGGCGAGGACGCGTTTCTGGAGCATGCCCGCCGGGTTCGCGCCTATGGGGCAGCGGTGGTGGTGATGGCCTTCGACGAGGGGGGCCAGGCGGACACTCAGGAGCGCAAGGTCGAGATCTGCACCCGCGCATACAAGCTGCTGACGGAGAAGGCCGGCTTCCCGCCTGAAGACATCGTGTTCGACCCGAATATCTTCGCGGTGGCCACGGGCATCGAGGAGCACGACGGCTACGGGCTGGCCTTCATCGAGGCGACGCGCCGCATACGGCAGACTTTGCCGCATGTGCATGTTTCGGGCGGCGTTTCGAACCTGTCCTTCTCGTTCCGCGGCAATGAGCCGGTGCGCGAGGCGATGCACGCGGTGTTCCTCTATCACGCCATCCAGGCAGGGATGGACATGGGCATCGTCAATGCCGGGCAGCTGGCGGTCTACGAGGCGATCGACCCGGAGCTGCGCGAGGCTTGCGAGGACGTGGTGCTCAACCGCCGGGGGGATGCGACCGAGCGGCTCCTGGCCTTGGCGGAGCGCTTCAAGGGCACCGCCACGCGGGAGGCAAGCGAAAGGGACCTGGCCTGGCGCAGCTGGCCCGTGGAGAAGCGGCTGGAGCACGCGCTGGTCAACGGCATCAACGAATTCATCGACGTGGACGTCGAAGAGGCACGGCAGAAGGTAGCGCGTCCGCTGCACGTGATCGAAGGTCCGCTGATGGCCGGCATGAACGTGGTCGGCGACCTGTTCGGCTCGGGCAAGATGTTCCTGCCGCAGGTGGTGAAGTCCGCCCGGGTGATGAAGCAGGCGGTGGCCTACCTCCTGCCCTACATGGAGCAGGAGAAGGCGGCCAATGGCGGTGACGGCGGCGGGCGCTCGGCCGCGGGCAAGGTTCTGATGGCAACCGTCAAGGGCGACGTCCACGACATCGGCAAGAACATCGTCGGCGTGGTGCTCGCCTGCAACAATTACGAGGTGATCGATCTCGGGGTGATGGTGCCGGTAACCAAGATCCTGGAGACAGCACGCAAGGAGAAGGTGGACATCATCGGTCTGTCCGGTCTCATCACCCCGTCTCTGGACGAGATGGTGCATGTGGCCTCGGAGATGGAGCGGGAAGGCTTCGACCTGCCGTTGCTCATCGGCGGGGCAACCACGAGCCGGGTGCATACGGCGGTGAAGATCCATCCGCGCTACAACCGCGGGCAGGCGGTCTATGTGACTGACGCCAGCCGCGCCGTGGGCGTGGTCTCGAGCCTGATGTCGCCGGAGGCCCGGCCCGGCTATGTGGAGACGGTGCGGGCCGAATATCGCAAGGTGGCGGAGGCGCATGCCCGCAGCGAGGCAGAGAAGCTGCGTTTGCCCCTCGCACGGGCGCGGGCCAACGCCTTCAAGGCGGACTGGGCGAATTATGCCCCGCCGGCGCCGCGCTTCCTGGGCAGGCGCGTGTTCGACACCTACGATCTCGCCGAGCTTGCCCGTTATATCGACTGGACGCCGTTCTTCCAGACCTGGGAGCTCAAGGGGCGCTTTCCGGCCATATTGGAAGACGAGAAGCAGGGCCAGGCGGCACGGCAGCTCTATGAGGATGCCCGGGCGATGCTCGCCAGGATCATCGCCGAAGGCTGGTTCAAGCCGCGGGCGGTCATCGGCTTCTGGCCGGCCAATGCGGTGGGTGACGATATCCGCCTGTTCACGGACGAGAGCCGGGAGCAGGAGCTTGCCACCTTCTTCACCCTGCGCCAGCAGCTGGCCAAGCGCGGGGACAAGCCCAATATGGCGCTGGCTGATTTCGTAGCGCCGATCGAGTCGGGCAAGGCCGACTATCTCGGAGGCTTCGTGGTGACCGCCGGTATCGAGGAAGAGGCCATTGCCCAGCGATTTGCCCGGGCGAATGACGACTATTCATCTATCCTGGTGAAGGCGCTGGCTGACCGGTTCGCGGAAGCTTTCGCCGAGGCGATGCACCAGCGGGTGCGGCGCGAGTTCTGGGGCTATGCGCCCGACGAGACATTCACGCCGGAGGAGTTGATCACCGAGCCTTATCGCGGCATCAGGCCGGCGCCGGGCTATCCGGCCCAACCCGATCATACGGAGAAGGCCACGCTGTTCCGCCTGCTGGATGCGGAGAAGGCGACCGGCGTGCGGCTCACCGAGAGCTATGCCATGTGGCCGGCATCGTCGGTTTCCGGACTCTATTTCGCCCATCCGGACTCATATTATTTCGGCGTAGCGAAGGTTGAACGGGATCAGGTCGAGGACTATGCGGCGCGCAAGGGCATGGCGGTGAGCGACGTCGAGCGCTGGCTCGGGCCCATTCTCAACTACATACCGGGCCAGGCGGACGCATCCGCTGCGGCATAG
- the rnk gene encoding nucleoside diphosphate kinase regulator: MRKDTHSARKPSIIISDSDYERLTRLATNALGSMAEVAEELLAELERAKVVDDKAVPANVVRMGSTVTYRADNGQERTVTLVNPGEADIAEGKISIMTPIGTALIGLAEGKSIGWLGRDGHKHRLTVLSVGQH, translated from the coding sequence ATGCGCAAAGACACTCATTCCGCGAGAAAGCCAAGCATCATCATCAGCGATAGTGATTACGAGCGCTTGACCAGGCTTGCGACCAACGCCCTGGGATCGATGGCGGAGGTCGCGGAGGAGCTTCTGGCCGAGCTCGAACGCGCCAAGGTGGTCGACGACAAGGCGGTGCCGGCCAATGTGGTGCGCATGGGGTCCACCGTCACCTATCGCGCCGACAATGGCCAGGAACGCACGGTTACGCTGGTCAATCCCGGCGAGGCGGACATAGCGGAGGGCAAGATCTCGATCATGACCCCGATCGGCACCGCTCTGATCGGCCTCGCCGAGGGCAAGTCCATCGGCTGGCTGGGACGCGACGGCCACAAGCATCGTCTTACAGTCCTCTCGGTGGGCCAGCACTGA
- a CDS encoding NAD(P)/FAD-dependent oxidoreductase: MSSQPENGEERPFVAVIGGGPAGLMAADRLSAAGCRVTVYEHMPSVGRKLLMAGRGGLNLTHGEDLHRFLARYDPGGEALLRAIKAFPPEALRAWADGLDAETFVGSSGRVFPRAMKASPLLRAWLARLDRQGVRVLTRHRWLGWHEDGALLFREANGQLISVRAAATLLALGGASWPRLGADGAWTEILAARGVPIAQLAPSNMGFDIAWSERFRDRFAGQPLKPVRLSHDGASVRGEAMITRYGIEGGAVYALSSRLRTTIERKGRALLTADLRPDLDAERIADRLVRRRRGESRSNAFRKAVGLTPLAIGILHEATAGAVPTDPVALAALVKAVPLALTGVQPIARAISSAGGIRFDAVDEHFMLKALPGTFVAGEMLDWDAPTGGYLLQGAFATAVAAATGIAVWLGSEMHAR, encoded by the coding sequence ATGAGCAGCCAGCCTGAAAATGGTGAAGAAAGACCTTTCGTTGCGGTGATCGGCGGCGGCCCGGCCGGCTTGATGGCGGCCGATCGCCTGAGCGCCGCCGGCTGCAGGGTCACGGTCTACGAGCACATGCCCTCGGTCGGGCGCAAATTGCTGATGGCAGGGCGTGGCGGCCTCAATCTCACCCATGGCGAGGACCTTCACCGGTTCCTCGCGCGGTATGACCCAGGTGGGGAAGCCTTGCTGCGCGCCATCAAGGCCTTTCCACCTGAAGCCTTGCGTGCCTGGGCGGACGGCCTGGACGCCGAGACCTTCGTGGGCTCCAGCGGGCGGGTGTTTCCGCGGGCCATGAAGGCTTCGCCGCTGCTGCGCGCCTGGCTGGCGCGGCTCGATCGCCAAGGGGTGCGGGTGCTAACCCGCCATCGCTGGCTTGGCTGGCACGAAGACGGCGCGCTGCTGTTCCGTGAGGCCAACGGACAGCTGATTTCCGTCAGGGCCGCTGCCACCCTGCTCGCCCTGGGCGGCGCGAGCTGGCCGCGGCTTGGCGCCGATGGCGCATGGACCGAGATCCTTGCCGCCCGCGGCGTCCCCATTGCGCAGCTCGCGCCTTCCAACATGGGGTTCGACATCGCCTGGAGCGAGAGGTTTCGCGACCGGTTCGCGGGACAGCCGCTCAAGCCGGTGAGGCTGTCGCATGATGGAGCAAGCGTACGCGGCGAAGCCATGATCACCCGCTATGGCATCGAAGGCGGCGCGGTCTATGCCCTGTCTTCCCGCCTGCGTACCACGATCGAGCGGAAGGGGAGGGCGTTGCTCACCGCGGATCTTCGGCCGGATCTCGATGCGGAGCGGATCGCCGACCGGCTGGTCCGCCGGCGCCGCGGGGAGTCACGGTCCAATGCCTTCCGCAAGGCGGTCGGTTTGACGCCGCTGGCGATCGGCATTTTGCACGAAGCCACGGCCGGCGCGGTTCCCACCGATCCTGTGGCCCTTGCTGCGCTGGTCAAGGCTGTGCCACTCGCGCTCACCGGCGTTCAGCCGATTGCCCGTGCGATCTCCTCGGCCGGCGGGATTCGCTTCGATGCGGTGGACGAGCATTTCATGCTCAAGGCGCTGCCCGGCACCTTTGTCGCCGGTGAGATGCTCGACTGGGATGCGCCCACGGGCGGCTACCTCCTGCAGGGCGCCTTCGCCACCGCAGTGGCTGCGGCCACCGGCATCGCGGTATGGCTCGGGTCCGAGATGCACGCGCGATGA
- the obgE gene encoding GTPase ObgE, producing MKFLDRAKIYVRSGDGGSGSVSFRREKFIEFGGPDGGDGGRGGDVWAEAVDGLNTLIDYRYKQHFKAQRGTNGMGQNRTGPSGKDLVLKVPVGTQIFEEDGETLIADLTAVGQRVRLAVGGNGGFGNSHFKSSTNRAPRRANPGQPGEERWIWLQLKLIADAGLVGLPNAGKSTMLAAVTAAKPKIADYPFTTLSPVLGVVHVDGNEFVLADIPGLIEGAHRGVGLGHRFLGHVERCAVLLHLIDATQDDPVAAYRTVRGELDLYGHGLAEKPEIVALNKIDALATEDVEAMRAALAQQIGNPVLALSGAAGIGVKEAMRELFRILSRERPQPLHESAEEKPREGWQP from the coding sequence ATGAAATTCCTCGACCGCGCCAAAATCTATGTTCGCTCAGGCGATGGCGGCTCCGGCAGCGTCAGCTTCCGGCGCGAGAAATTCATCGAGTTCGGCGGACCGGATGGGGGCGATGGTGGGCGCGGCGGCGACGTGTGGGCCGAAGCGGTCGATGGCCTGAACACCCTGATCGATTACCGCTACAAGCAGCATTTCAAGGCGCAGCGCGGCACCAACGGCATGGGCCAGAACCGCACCGGCCCATCGGGCAAGGATCTCGTGCTCAAGGTGCCGGTCGGCACCCAGATCTTCGAGGAGGACGGCGAGACCCTGATCGCCGACTTGACCGCGGTCGGCCAGCGGGTGCGCCTGGCGGTGGGCGGCAATGGCGGCTTCGGCAACAGCCACTTCAAGTCATCGACCAACCGCGCGCCCCGACGGGCAAATCCCGGCCAGCCGGGCGAGGAACGCTGGATCTGGCTGCAGCTCAAGCTCATTGCGGATGCCGGACTGGTAGGCCTGCCCAATGCCGGCAAGTCCACCATGTTGGCAGCGGTCACGGCGGCCAAGCCCAAGATCGCCGATTACCCCTTCACCACCCTTTCGCCTGTGCTCGGCGTGGTGCATGTGGACGGCAATGAATTCGTGCTCGCCGACATCCCCGGCCTCATCGAGGGCGCCCACCGCGGTGTCGGCCTCGGCCACCGCTTCCTCGGCCATGTGGAGCGCTGCGCCGTGCTGCTGCATCTGATCGATGCCACCCAGGACGATCCGGTCGCCGCATACCGCACCGTACGCGGCGAGCTCGATCTCTATGGTCACGGACTTGCGGAAAAGCCGGAGATCGTGGCCCTCAACAAGATCGACGCGCTCGCCACCGAGGACGTCGAGGCGATGCGCGCGGCGCTCGCTCAGCAGATCGGCAATCCGGTGCTCGCCCTGTCCGGTGCTGCCGGCATCGGGGTGAAAGAAGCCATGCGTGAGCTCTTCCGCATCCTCTCGCGCGAGCGGCCGCAACCGCTGCACGAGAGCGCGGAAGAGAAGCCTCGTGAGGGCTGGCAGCCATGA